DNA from Flavobacteriales bacterium:
GGTGGAAGCGGCCGATGGTGCGGTTGCCGCTGGCCATGGGGCGCTCGCCCTGCAGCACGTGGATCTCCACGCTGGGCTGGTTGTCGCTGGCCGTGCTGAAGGTCTCGCTCTTCTTGGTGGGGATGGTGGTGTTGGCCTCGATCAACTTGGTCATCACGCCGCCCATGGTCTCGATGCCGAGGCTCAGCGGGGTCACGTCGAGCAGGAGCACGTCCTTCACGTCGCCGGTGAGCACACCGCCTTGGATGGCGGCGCCCACGGCCACCACCTCGTCGGGGTTCACGCCCTTGCTGGGCTCCTTCCCGAAGAACTTCTTCACGGCTTCCTGGATGGCCGGGATGCGGGTGCTGCCGCCGACGAGGATCACCTCATCGATGTCGCTGGTCTTGAGGCCGGCGTTCTTCAGCGCGCTCTCGCAGGGGGCGATGGTGCGCTTGATGAGGCTGTCGGCGAGCTGCTCGAACTTGGCGCGGGTAAGGGTGCGTACCAGGTGCTGCGGGATGCCGTCCACCGGCATGATGTAGGGGAGGTTGATCTCGCTGCTCGTGGTGGAGCTGAGCTCGATCTTGGCCTTCTCCGCCGCGTCCTTCAGGCGCTGCAGGGCCATGGGGTCCTTGCGCAGGTCGATGTTGAACTGGCCCTTGAACTCCTCGGCCAGCCAATCGATGATCACCTGGTCGAAATCGTCGCCGCCCAAGTGGGTGTCGCCATCGGTGCTCTTCACCTCGAACACGCCGTCGCCCAGTTCCAGCACGCTCACGTCGTGGGTGCCGCCGCCGCAGTCGAACACCACGATCTTCTGGTCCTTGTTCTTCTTGTCGAGGCCGTAGGCCAGGGCGGCCGCGGTGGGCTCGTTGATGATGCGGCGCACCTTCAGCCCCGCGATCTCACCGGCCTCCTTGGTGGCCTGGCGCTGGGCGTCGTTGAAGTAGGCGGGCACGGTGATCACGGCCTCGCTCACGGTGGTACCGAGGTAGTCCTCGGCGGTCTTCTTCATCTTCTGCAGGATCATGGCACTGATCTCCTGCGGGGTGTAGAGGCGGTCGCCGATCTTCACCCGTGGCGTGCTGTTATCGCCCTTGGTCACTTCGTAGGGCACGCGGCCGATCTCCTTCTCGCACTCCCCGTAGGAGTTGCCCATGAAGCGCTTGATGGAGAAGATGGTGTTCCGGGGGTTGGTGATGGCCTGGCGCTTGGCGGGGTCGCCCACCTTGCGCTCGCCGCCCTCCACGAAGGCCACGATGCTGGGAGTGGTGCGCTTGCCCTCGCTGTTGGCGATGACGACGGGTTCGTTGCCCTCCATCACCGCTACGCAGCTGTTGGTGGTGCCCAGGTCGATGCCGATGATCTTGCTCATGATGGTTGGTTGATGGTTCTCGAACGGGCCGCCAGGATCAAGGTCCATGCCACTGCCCTTCAGCCGGGGAAAGCTGACAGGAAATGAGCAGGCCCGCCATGGCGGCGGGCCTGCGGCGCTGCCAGGTTGACAGGCTCAGTCGCAGCTGTACGCACCACCGGGGTCCAGCGCGGAGCAGAAGAGCAGATCGGCGGTGTACGGGCCGTTCTTCAGTTCCGCCAGCGTCTGGGTGGAGAGGCGCTTGCCGATCACAGCCTTGGTGTAGCGGCTCCCCCACACCCCGTAGGCACCGTCGATGTTGGAGTAGACCGGGCGCTCGTTCACGATGCCGGTGACGGGCTCGGACAGGGTGAGGTAGATGTGGTAATCGTCATTGGCCACGGTGGTGAGGAAGTCGAGGCCTTGGAAGATGCGGCGCGTGGCGTTCTGCCACCCGGGCTCCGATTTGATCTGGGAATTGATGGCGCTGAAGAAGGACTCGCCCGAAAGGAAGATGGCCATGTCCTCGTTCTGGAAGGAGGAGACCTTGCTGCCGATGCGCCGTGTGATGCTCTTGGGGATGGTGTCGCCGCCCACCACCTCGTCGTACCGGAAGCGGTAGCTGACCTCGTAGCGCTTGCAATCGGCGCGCGATTTCCAGTTGAACTCGTAGTTCACGTAGCCGGTGCCCTGGTCGTTCCGGAGGCGGACGCGGTTCGAATTCTGGTTCGGCTCGGTGTTGAAGTCCACCGCGTCGATGGGGTAATCGTTGGTGATGGGCGCGATGGCCGTGATGGTGCGGCCATTCACGACCAGGCTCAGCCGGTAGGTGTCGTCCTGCCACAGGTACATGGGGGTGCCGTTGGTTCCGGGCGGCAGCTCCTGGGCGAAGGGGGTGCGGAAGTAGTAGAGCTTCTGCTCGGGGGCGTAGAAGGTGCCGGGCTCGCGGTTGCTCACCAGGGTATCGCGCAGGATGTAGGTCTCCACCACGGCGCCGGCGGCGTTCACGCGCTCCACCACGGCGGATTGGATGGCCTCGTCCCTGTACTCGCTCGAATCGGCGATCAGCGCCATCTGGAAGGCATCACCCTCGCCGAGGAAGGCCTTGTTGATCTTCACGAAGTGCAGGGAGTCGCGCTGGTTGAGCAGGCCGTAGACGATGGTGACATCCTTGTACTCATCGTTGATGTCGAGCTCGGTGCTGCAGCCGAGCAGGAGGGCGGCCGATGCCAGGCCGAGGAAGGTGGGGCGGAGGAGGCGCATGCACATGTGGGCCAAAGATAGCCGGGCGCCCGAAGGAGCGGCTTTTCCTTCACCAACGGCGCCGAAGGGCCAGCGAGCGGCTGTGGGACTAGCTTTGGCCCGCGCCCGCCCCGGTCTGGCGCCACCAATTCCGCCGGCCATGAGCACCGCCCCCAGCGAAGTGAAGCGCGTCACCACCCACACCTTGCTGGAGATGAAGGAGGAGGGGGTGCCCATCGCCATGCTCACGGCCTACGACTTCTCGCTGGCCCGGCTGGTGGATGCCGCCGGCATCGATGTGATCCTGGTGGGCGACAGCGCCAGCAACGTGATGGCCGGCCACGAGACCACCCTGCCCATCACCCTGGACCAGATGATCTACCACGCCAGCGCCGTCGTGCGCGGCTGCCAGCGGGCGCTGATCGTGGTGGACCTGCCCTTCGGCACCTATCAGGGCAACAGCAAAGGCGCGCTCAACAGCGCCATCCGCATCATGAAGGAGAGCGGCGCGCATGCCGTGAAGCTTGAAGGCGGCCGTGAGGTCATCGGCTCCATCGAGCGGATCCTTACCGCGGGCATCCCGGTCATGGGCCACCTCGGCCTCACGCCCCAGAGCATCTACAAGTTCGGCACTTACGTGGTGCGGGCGAAGGAGGAGGCTGAGGCGCAGCGGTTGCGCGAGGATGCCAAGCTGCTCGAGCAAGCGGGCTGTTTCGCGCTCGTGCTGGAGAAGATACCCGCCAAGCTGGCCGAGGAGGTGGCCAGGAGCGTGAGCATCCCCGTGATCGGCATCGGTGCGGGCGCGGGTGTGGATGGCCAGGTGCTGGTGCTGCACGACATGCTCGGGATCAACAAGGAGTTCAATCCCCGCTTCCTGCGGCGCTACGCCGACCTGCACACGGTGATCTCCGATGCCGTGGCCGGCTACGTGCGCGATGTGCGTGCGAAGGATTTCCCCAGCGCGAAGGAGCAGTATTGATGGCCGCGCCGGTCGTGCTGCTGGAGGATGCGCACCTGCTCGCGGTGAGCAAGCCCGCCGGGCTGCCCGTACAGGGCGATCCCACCGGCGATGCGGACCTGCTCACGCTATTGCGACGTGAGCGCAAAGAGCCAGCGCTGGAGCTCGCGCACCGCATCGACCGGCCCGTGAGCGGCGTGGTGCTGCTGGCACGGACGCCGGAAGCGAACGCCGCCGTGCACGCGCTCTTCCGCGAGCGGCGCATGGAGAAGCGGTACTGGGCCATCGTGGAAGGAAGGATTGATGCGTCCTCCGTTCTTCTGGAGCACCACTTGATGCATGATGAGCGGAATCGCAGAACGCGGATCGCGAACCAAGGCGATGGCGAGCCTGCCCGCACGCACGTGAAGCTGCTCGCCCAAGGCGATCGCTACGCGCTGGTGGAGTGCATGCCCGAGGGCGGCGCCTTCCACCAGATCCGCGCGCAGCTGGCCGCCTGGGGCCATCCGATCATGGGCGATGTGAAGTACGGCGCGCGCCGTGCATTGAAGGACCGGAGCATCGGCCTGCACGCGCGATCGCTGCGCTTCGAGCATCCGTTCACGGGCGCCGAGGTGCGCGTGGAGGCCACTGCGCCCGAGGCGATGCCCTGGCCGGCACTGGTGGCGCTGGCCGGCGCGGCGCCTGCGGATCGGCGTTCCTGATACCTTGAGCGGCCCAACCCGCCGCCGATGCTTCGACCCGTACTCAGCCTCATCGCCTTTCCTGTCGCGCTCACGCTCCCTGCGCAATACCTCATCAGCGATTCGCTGCTGATCGCCTATACGCCCGAGGAGCTCGCCGGGCAGGGCATCCAGGGCGCCGACCACACCATCGAGGCGCATCGGCTCATCTATCGCACCGTCGATCCCTTCGGGCAGCCCACCATCGCCAGCGGCGCGGTGGTGGTGCCGGTGGGCTCCACCTGCCTGCATGCGCTGGCGGCCTATCACCACGGCACGGTGCTCCACCGGCAGGATGTGCCTTCGCGCATCAGCGGCGAGATGGTGGTGGGCTATTACCTCGCCGCCGACGATTACGTGGCCGTGCTGCCCGACTACCTGGGCCTCGGCGACGGCCCCGGTCCGCATCCGTACGTGCACGCCGCTTCGGAGGCCACCGCCAGCCGCGACATGCTGCGCGCCGCGCGCGAGTTCTGCGCCCAGCGCAACGTGCAGCTGAACGGGCAGGTCTTCCTCACGGGCTATTCGCAGGGCGGCCACGCCTGCGCGGCCACCCACCGCCTGCTGCAGCAGGAGTATGCCGACGAGTTCGCCGTGGCCGCCTCAGCGCCGTGCAGCGGCCCGTACGACGTGAGCGGGGTGCAGGCCCAGGTGATGGTCTCGCCCGATCCCTACCCCGCGCCATACTATCTGCCTTACGTGATCCTCTCGTACCGCTACGTCTATCCCTGGCTCTTCGGCGAGGTCAGCGAGATCATCGAGGAGCCGTGGGCCACCCTGCTGCCGCCGCTCTTCCAGGGCAACAACGGCTCCGGTCCGGTGGATGCGATCATGCCGACCGCGCCCAGCGAGATCTTGATCGACTCGGTGCTGCAGGCCTTCATCGATGATCCCGACCATCCGTTCCGCCAGGCGCTGCGCGACAATGACCTCTACGACTGGGCACCGCTCTGCCCCACGCGCATCATCTACTGCGAGGCCGACGACCATGTCTTCTATCCGAACAGCACCGTGGCCATCGCCGCCATGCAGGCCAATGGCGCTCCTGCGGTATCGGGCCTGAGCGCCGGCGCGGCCCTCAACCACAACACTTGCGCCTTCCCCGCGCTGCTCAATGCGAAGCAGTTCATCGATAGCCACCGCACGCCCTGCTCGGGCATCGGCATGGCTGAAGCGAGCGAACCGCGATGGAGCGTGGCGCCGAATCCTTCGAGCGATCGGGTGAGCATCACGCGGGCCAACGCTGCGCACGACGTGCGGTGGAGGCTGCTCGCGGCGGACGGGCGCGCGGTGATGCAGGGCCTGCTGCGCTCGGGAGTCGCAACTGAATCGCTGCAGGTGGCGCATCTGGCGCCGGGGCTTTACGCGCTGGAGGTGCGCGATGCTGCCGACCGCTGCCTCATCCGCATCGCCGTGGAGCGCTGAGCGCACACCGGATCCGCATTCACCACCAGCTGCACGGCCCTGTGCTCGGGCTGCGCGAACACGCGGTCGATGGCCTCGCGCACGAAGTCCTATTCCTCGCGGTCCATAGATCTATTCGTAGATGCCTACCTCCTTCACCTTCGGCCTCACGCCCGCATGCATCACGTACCACCAGCCCTGTGGCAGCTCGCAGGGATCGAAGCGGTCCTCCTCGTAGATCACCACCTGCATGTCCTGCCTATTGGCGGGGTTCTCGATCACCTTGGTCCATTGCTCTGCGGTGAGCACAGCTGGTCTCTCCATCATCAGCAGCGCGCGGATGGTGGGCGTGAGGTCGCTGGAACGATCGGGGCATTGTGCTGCGGTTTGCTGCGCGATGGCCACCAGCACCACCGCGCCGAACAGCTTGATCAGGAATGTGCTTCTCATGGGCTTGTTATTCGGTGATCACCGCGCGCACGGTGGCGGCCTTGGCGCCCCAGGTAAGGCGACAGTGATAGAGGCCCGGCGCCACGGGCGGCAGCTCCACACGGTGCAGGGTGCTCCACGCGCTCAGGCGGTGGTGGTAAACAATGCGGCCTGCTGCATCCAGCACGGTAAGCTCCCCGGAGGCGGGCTGCCCGCTGTAGGCTATGCCGAAGCTGCCCTGACTGGGGTTGGGATGCACGCGCGCCGCACCCACCGGGTAAGGCTCCAGGCCACCGGTGCTCAGGCCCAAACTATCGCATTCGCTGCCCGGCACCGGCCCCAGCAGGTAGTTGGGGCGGTAGGGGATGGAGTTGAACGTCCACGTGATGCGGTGGTGCCCATGCTGTTGTACATCGCAGACGGTGCCCGGCAGATCCGGATCGTTCACCACATGCATGTAGCGGGTGCTGTTACCAGTGGAGATGTAGATGCGGCCATCGCGGGCCAGCATGGGATAAGCGAAGTAGGTGGCGAACAGGGGGTGGTCATCATAGAAGCCATCATAGAAGGCCACGGTGTCCATGCTGATCACGTCGCCATTGTCTTCGAGCAGGAGCTGGTAGAGGTAGATGCCGCCTGGCACATAGAGCTTGGCGCCATCGGGTGAGAATTGCGCCATGCGGTAGAAGGCCCCATCGGAGAA
Protein-coding regions in this window:
- the dnaK gene encoding molecular chaperone DnaK, with translation MSKIIGIDLGTTNSCVAVMEGNEPVVIANSEGKRTTPSIVAFVEGGERKVGDPAKRQAITNPRNTIFSIKRFMGNSYGECEKEIGRVPYEVTKGDNSTPRVKIGDRLYTPQEISAMILQKMKKTAEDYLGTTVSEAVITVPAYFNDAQRQATKEAGEIAGLKVRRIINEPTAAALAYGLDKKNKDQKIVVFDCGGGTHDVSVLELGDGVFEVKSTDGDTHLGGDDFDQVIIDWLAEEFKGQFNIDLRKDPMALQRLKDAAEKAKIELSSTTSSEINLPYIMPVDGIPQHLVRTLTRAKFEQLADSLIKRTIAPCESALKNAGLKTSDIDEVILVGGSTRIPAIQEAVKKFFGKEPSKGVNPDEVVAVGAAIQGGVLTGDVKDVLLLDVTPLSLGIETMGGVMTKLIEANTTIPTKKSETFSTASDNQPSVEIHVLQGERPMASGNRTIGRFHLDGIPPAPRGIPQIEVTFDIDANGILHVGAKDKATGKEQSIRIEASSGLSKEEIEKMKKEAEANADADKAAREKVDKLNAADSLIFQTEKSLKDYGDKIPEEKKKPIEDALTRLKDAHKAQDVDACEKLMGELNTAFQAASQEMYEAAQQAQSNGGAQGSAGSTGDAEVTDVDFEEVKDGK
- the panB gene encoding 3-methyl-2-oxobutanoate hydroxymethyltransferase; the protein is MSTAPSEVKRVTTHTLLEMKEEGVPIAMLTAYDFSLARLVDAAGIDVILVGDSASNVMAGHETTLPITLDQMIYHASAVVRGCQRALIVVDLPFGTYQGNSKGALNSAIRIMKESGAHAVKLEGGREVIGSIERILTAGIPVMGHLGLTPQSIYKFGTYVVRAKEEAEAQRLREDAKLLEQAGCFALVLEKIPAKLAEEVARSVSIPVIGIGAGAGVDGQVLVLHDMLGINKEFNPRFLRRYADLHTVISDAVAGYVRDVRAKDFPSAKEQY
- a CDS encoding lipase family protein — protein: MLRPVLSLIAFPVALTLPAQYLISDSLLIAYTPEELAGQGIQGADHTIEAHRLIYRTVDPFGQPTIASGAVVVPVGSTCLHALAAYHHGTVLHRQDVPSRISGEMVVGYYLAADDYVAVLPDYLGLGDGPGPHPYVHAASEATASRDMLRAAREFCAQRNVQLNGQVFLTGYSQGGHACAATHRLLQQEYADEFAVAASAPCSGPYDVSGVQAQVMVSPDPYPAPYYLPYVILSYRYVYPWLFGEVSEIIEEPWATLLPPLFQGNNGSGPVDAIMPTAPSEILIDSVLQAFIDDPDHPFRQALRDNDLYDWAPLCPTRIIYCEADDHVFYPNSTVAIAAMQANGAPAVSGLSAGAALNHNTCAFPALLNAKQFIDSHRTPCSGIGMAEASEPRWSVAPNPSSDRVSITRANAAHDVRWRLLAADGRAVMQGLLRSGVATESLQVAHLAPGLYALEVRDAADRCLIRIAVER
- a CDS encoding RluA family pseudouridine synthase, with amino-acid sequence MAAPVVLLEDAHLLAVSKPAGLPVQGDPTGDADLLTLLRRERKEPALELAHRIDRPVSGVVLLARTPEANAAVHALFRERRMEKRYWAIVEGRIDASSVLLEHHLMHDERNRRTRIANQGDGEPARTHVKLLAQGDRYALVECMPEGGAFHQIRAQLAAWGHPIMGDVKYGARRALKDRSIGLHARSLRFEHPFTGAEVRVEATAPEAMPWPALVALAGAAPADRRS